The nucleotide window GCGCGCAGATCGGGCTCGAGCCGGTGCCGCTGACCTGGCCGGTCGCCGACGGGGCGGACTTCGCCGGCATCATCGACCGGCGCGCGGGGGAGCTGGTGCGCTTCGACCGCACCGCGCACGGCGCTACCATGGCCGCCGAGCACCGGGTGGCACTTGACCAGGCGGAGCCGCAGGGCTGCCCGCCCGACCGGTGGCAGGCCGCCTTCGAGGAGCTCGAGCTGCTGGACCTGGAGGAGCGCGCGCTGGACCCGGACGCGTTCCTGGCGGGCAGGCAGACCCCGGTGTTCTTCGGCTCGGCGCTGGCGAACTTCGGGGTGCGGTTGCTGCTGGAGGGCTTCGCCGAGCTGGCGCCGGCGCCCTCGGCTCAACCCGTCGTCGAGCCGGCCCAGGTCGACGCCCGTCCGGTCGACGCGCCGTTCGCCGGCCAGGTCTTCAAGGTGCAGGCGAACATGGACCCGCGCCACCGCGACCGGATCGCGTTCCTGCGGGTCAACTCCGGACGCTTCGAGCGCGGGATGACCGCGACGCTGGCGCGCACCGACAAGCCCTACCAGCTCAAGTACGCCCACCAGCTGTTCGCCCGCGATCGCGAGACCGTGGAGACCGCGGTGCCCGGCGACATCGTCGGTCTGGTCAACGCGACCGGCCTGCAGGTGGGTGACACCCTCTATTCCGGCCCACCGGTGGTCTTCCCCCCGATCCCCACCTTCGCCCCGGAGCGGTTCGCCGTGGTGCGCAACCGCGACTCGAGTCGCTACAAGCAGTTCCGCACGGGCCTGCGCCAGCTCGACGAGGAGGGCGTGGTGCATGTCCTGCGCCGCCCGGATTTCGGGGACCAGGAACCGATCTTCGCCGGTGTCGGCCAGCTGCAGTTCGACGTCGCCAGCTACCGCATGGCCCACGAGTTCGGCTGTGACATCACCCTGTCGCCGGCGCCCTGGCAGCTCGCCCGCGAGGTCGACGCCGCGCACGCCGATGCGCTGCGTCCCCAGCGCCAGTGCCTGGTCGTGGAGGATCGCCACGGGCGCACGCTCGTGCTGTTCGCGTCCGACCACGCGCTGCGGTGGGCACAAGAGGACCACCCCGACGTCGACTTCCGACAGCTGGGGCTCACCCGCCGCGACCAGCCCGCCTGGCACTAGCCGTGCCGGCCACCTCGACGGCTGCCACGGGCGGGGAACGGATGCGGACGGTGCGGGGTGTGGCCAGGGCGGCGCTGGCCGGGTTCATGGTGGTCGCCGGGGTGGCGCACTTCGTCAGCCACGAGTCGTTCCTCGAGCAGACCCCGACGTTCCTGCCCGCCCGGTCGATGATCATCTGGGTCACCGGGGTGATGGAGGTGGCGCTGGGCATCGCGCTCGTGGCCCTGCCGCGGCACCGCCGCCGGGTCGGGTGGCTGCTGGCAGGCTTCCTGCTCGCGGTCTTCCCGGCCAACATCTACCAGGCGGTCGCCGGCACCCCCGCCTTCGGCCTGGACACCCCCGCCGCGCGGTGGCTGCGGCTGCCGTTCCAGCCCGCACTCATCGCCCTGGCCCTCTGGAGCTCGGGCGCATGGCCGCGCCCGCGCCGCCGCGAGGGCTCCTGAGCGGGTCCGCCACACGGCGTCACGTACGATCGGGGTTCAACGAGTCCGGTATCGGAGCATCCGTGGAAGCCGCCGCCCTCTCCAGCGACCGTCGTCGTGCCGACATCGAGCGGATGCGCCAGGAGACCTTCGACATCCTGGTGATCGGCGGCGGCGTGACCGGGTCGGGGATCGCGCTGGACGGCGTGACCCGGGGGCTGTCGGTCGCCCTGGTCGAGCAGCGCGACTTCGCCGCAGGCACCTCGAGCCGGTCGTCGAAGCTCGTCCACGGCGGGCTGCGCTATCTGGAGCAGCTGAACCTCTCGTTGGTGCGGGAGGCGCTGCGGGAGCGGGCCCTGCTCCTCGAGACGATCGCCCCGCACCTGGTCCGGCCGGTGTCGTTCGTGTACCCGCTGCAGCACCGGGTCTGGGAGCGGGGCTACGTCGGTGCCGGCATCGCCTTGTACGACGTGTTGGGCGGCGCGCGGCAGCTCCCGCGTCACCGCCACCTGACTCGTCGGGGCGTCGCCGCGCTCGTCCCTGCGTTGCGGGCCGACGCGATGGTCGGCGCGGTCCGCTACTACGACGCGCAGATCGACGACGCCCGGCACACGTTGGAGGTGGCCCGCACGGCGGCGACCTACGGTGCGGCGGTCGCGACGTCCGCGCGGGTCGTGGGGCTGCTGCGCGAAGGTGAGCGGGTGGTCGGGGCCCAGGTGCTGGACCAGGAGACGGGCCAGCACCTGGAGATCCGAGGCCGTCAGGTCATCAACGCCACCGGCGTGTGGGCGGACGGCATCCAGGCCATGGCGGGACGCGGGCGCATCCGCGTACGGGCCTCCAAGGGCGTCCACCTGGTGGTGCCACGCGACCGCATCCACTCCGACTCGGGGCTCATCCTGCGCACCGCCACCTCGGTGCTCTTCGTCATCCCCTGGGGTCGCCACTGGCTGATCGGCACCACCGACACCGACTGGGAGCTCGACCGGGCGCACCCGGCCGCGTCTGCCACCGACATCCGCTACCTGCTCGACCAGGTCAACGGCGTGCTCGCCACGCCGCTGACCCACGCCGACGTCGAGGGCGTGCAGGCGGGGCTGCGGCCCCTGCTGACCGGTGAGTCCGAGGCCACGAGCAGGCTCTCACGCGAGCATGCCGTCGCACAGTCGGTGGCGGGTCTCATCACCGTGGCGGGCGGCAAGTACACGACCTACCGGGTGATGGCCGAGGACGCGGTCGACGCGGCCGCGCGCAACCTCCGCCAGCGGGTCCCCGCGTCGGTCACCGACCGCACCCCGCTGCTCGGCGCGCACGGTTACCACGCGCTGTGGAACCGCCGGCAGCTGCTCGCGGAGGAGGTGGGGCTCCATCCCACCCGCGTGGAGCATCTCCTGGGCCGCTACGGCTCGCTGATCACCGAGCTGCTCGACCTGGTGGCCAACCGGCCCGACCTCGGCGAACCCATCGACGGCGCCGACGACTACCTGCGGGTCGAGGCGGTGTACGCCGCGAGCCACGAGGGTGCGCGCCACCTCGACGACCTGCTCACCCGCCGCACCCGCATCTCCATCGAGACCTTCGACCGCGGCATCGCCGCCGCCAAGGACGTCGGTCCGCTGATGGCCGGGGTGCTCGGCTGGGACGACGGCGACCTCGCCCGCGAGCTCGAGCACTACGAGGCGCGCGTCGCGGCCGAGATCGAGTCGCAGCGGATGCCCGACGACCGCACCGCCGACGCGGCGCGGATGGGCGCGCGCGATGTCCGGGTCGGTGCCCACGGCTGAGTTCAGTCAGTCGACCTCGACCCAGTCCAGGGTGCGCTCGACGGCCTTGCTCCATCCCGCGTACCCGGCCGCCCGCCGGTCCTCACTCCACGTCGGCTCCCAGCGCGCCTCTTCCTTCCAGTTGGCGCGCAGCTCCTCCTGGTCGCTCCAGAACCCCACGGCCAGGCCCGCGGCGTACGCCGCGCCGAGACTCGTGGTCTCCGCGATCTCCGGCCGGGCGACGGGCACCCCGAGGATGTCGGCCTGCATCTGCATGAGGAGGTTGTTCGCGGTGGCACCACCGTCGACCTTCAAGAACCCCAGGTGGACACCGGAGTCCTTCTCCATGGCGTCGGCCACGTCCCTGGACTGGTAGCAGATGGACTCCAGGGTCGCCCGGACGATGTGCGCTTTCGTGTGGTATCGCGACAGCCCGACCATGGCACCCCGCGCGTCCGCACGCCAGTAGGGGGCGAACAGCCCGGAGAACGCGGGGACGAAGTACATGCCGCCGCAGTCGTCGACGGATCCGGCCAGTGCTTCGGTCTCCGCCGCGCTGCCGATCATGCCGACCTGGTCGCGCAGCCACTGCACGGCGGATCCGGTGACCGCCATCGAGCCCTCGAGGCAGTAGATGGCGGGCGCCGACCCCATGCGGTAGCCGACGGTGGTCAGCAGGCCGTTGGCCGAGCGCACTGGCTTGGTGCCGGTGTTGAGCAGCAGGAAGTTGCCGGTCCCGTAGGTGTTCTTGCCTTCACCTGCGGAGAAGCACACCTGGCCGACCGTGGCGGCGTGCTGGTCGCCGAGGTCGCCGGCGATCGGCACCGCGGCGGCGAAGGGTCCCGACGGTCGTGTGATGCCGTGCAGGTCGGGATCCGAGGACGGCCGGATCTCCGGGAGCATCCGGCGTGGGATGCCGAAGAAGGCGAGCAGCTCGTCGTCCCAGTCGAGGGTCTCCAGGCTCATGAGCATGGTGCGGCTCGCGTTGGTGACGTCGGTGACGTGGACGCCGCCGTCGCACCCTCCCGTCAGGTGCCAGAGCAACCAGGTGTCGGTGGTGCCGAACACCGCCTCGCCGCGCTCTGCGGCGGTTCGCACACCGGTGATGTTGTCGAGGATCCACTGGATCTTGCCACCGGAGAAGTAGGTGGCCGGCGGCAGGCCCGTCTTCCGGCGGATGATGTCCCCCCGGCCGTCGCGTTCGAGGGCGGCGGCGATCCGGTCCGTGCGGGTGTCCTGCCACACGATGGCGTTGTAGTAGGGCCGTCCCGTCCGCGGGTTCCACACCACCGTGGTCTCGCGCTGGTTCGTGATGCCGAGCGCCGCCAGGTCCGCGCCGGAGAGGTGGGCATGCGACAGCCCGGTCTCGACCACGGTCCGGGCCCGCTCCCAGATCTCGGTCGCGTCGTGCTCGACCCAGCCGGGCTGCGGCATGATCTGCTCGTGCTCCAGCTGGTGCGTGGCGACTTCCCTGCCGCCGTGGTCGAACACCATGAAGCGCGTGCTGGTGGTCCCCTGGTCGATTGCCCCGACGTACGTCTGGCCCATGGCTCCAGTACACCATCCGCTCGGGCCTTGCCGGCCCGGTCCCCACTCTCTAGCCTCTGAGTGTGCCCGGGGGACCGGGCAAGGACGTGACCATCGACCGACGTGACCATCGACTCGACCGAGGGCAAACCCCATGCCCGCCGAGGGCGACCCGCACAGGGCACGACCGGACGAAAGCAGGCGTGCACGGATCCTGCAGGCCGCTGCGGCGCTGTTCACCGAGTACGGCTACGAGGGCACAAGGATGGCCACGCTGGCCCGGTGTGTGGGCATCTCCGCGCCCGCCCTGTACTGGCACTTCCCGTCGAAGGACGCGCTCTTCTCCGAGTTCATGCGGGTGACCCTGGAGGACTACGTCGGCCGGATCGTCGACGCGGTCACGGGTAGCGATCCCGAGGGGCAGCTCCGCCAGTTCGTCATGGCGCACGTGCTCTTCCACCTGCACGATGATGGGACGCCCGCGGGGTACGAGCGGCTCTACAGCAACCGTCAGCTGTTCGACGCGCTCGGGGTCGACCAGCGTGCGCGGTTGATCGCACCCCAACGGCGGGTGCTGGAGCTCCTGCGGGGGATCCTGCGGACTGGTGAGGCGGCTGGCACCTTCGAGCCGGGACACCACACCGTGACGGCGTTCGCCATCCTCACGATGTGCGAGCACGTCTTCTTGTGGTTCCGTCCCGACGGGGAGCTGAGTCCGATGCAGGTGGCCGAGGAGTACGCAGATCGCGTACTCGCCATGGTGACCGCACCGACAGCGGGACGCGGGGCGGGTCTGCGCTCGCTTGGAGGTGAGCGCCATGAGATGCTGAGCGCCACCCCGCTCGAAAGGCCGGCTATGGACCCATCCGAGGTCCTGACCGTCCTCGACCGCGGGGACCCCCTCGAGGTCTCCTTCCACGACGCGCGCACCTACCACGGGTACCGGTCAATCGCCGGGATCGCCCACGGCTTCAAGGCGATGCAGCGCGCGTGGCCGCTGCTCGCCGGTGGGTGCTCACCTGAACGCTACGAGCTGCGCATCGACAGCGCGTTCGCCGGCGCGGGGGCACGCGACGCCTTCGAGATCGTGACCCGGGCCTTCACCGGCGGGCGGTACCGACTCGTGCCGGAGATCGCGCCCGCCGACGCACCCGAGGCTCCCGAGGGCTCGTTCTTCTTCCGATTCCGCTACCGCGACACCACGGTCGACACGACGTTGCGTGCGGGGTTCGTCAGTGACGAGTTCCTGAAACGCGTGCGACGCGGGACACAGACGCTCGCGGAGGAGGAGACCCTCACGGGGATGAAGCAGGAGATGGCCGCGCAGATCATGGCCCTGCCGCCTGAGGAGGTGTACGACGCCGACGACCCCACCGGGTGAGAGAGACACGACGACACACCGCGCCAGACAGGAGCAACCGTGCCTGACACCGTGCCCGACAAGTCGATGCGGACCCAGAAGGCCCGTCAGGGTCGGGAGAGAAGACCGCGCTCAGTGATGCTGGCCATCGCGGGTGACAGCGCCGCGGGCAAGACCACCCTCACGCAGGGACTCGTCGACGCGATGCGGGCGGAGGCGTCGACCTCGGTGTGCGTGGACGACTACCACCGCTACGACCGCATGGAGCGCAAGGAGCTGCCCTTCACCCCCTTGCATCCGGACTGCAACTACGTCGACATCATGGAGCAGCACCTGCAGCTGCTGGCCAGCGGCGAAGCGATCCTGAAGCCGGTGTATGACCACGCCACCGGCGAGCTGGTCCGTCCCGAGCGCATCGAGCCCACCGAGGCGGTGATCATCGAGGGGCTGCTGCCGTTGTACACCGAGGTCATGCGGGCGTGCTTCGACGTGAGCGTCTACCTGGACCCGCCCGAGGAGATCCGCCGGGAGTGGAAGATCAAGCGCGACACGTCCAAGCGCGGCTACGAAGCGGAGCAGGTCCTGGCCGAGCTGGAGCGGCGTGAGCCGGAGTCGGAGGCGTTCATCCGTCCCCAGCGCTCCCACGCCGACATCGTCGTGCGCTTCGGTCCCATCGAGGGCCGCGACGACCCGCCCGACACCCCGCTGTCGGCGACGGTGCTGCTGCGCCCGACGATCCGCCATCCCAAGCTGCACGAGATGATGGCTGACATCGGTGAGGGGGCGATGCACCTGAAGCTCATGCGCGACGAGGACGGCAAGCCGGTCGACGCGCTGCACATCCACGGCTACGCGCCACCCGAGGACAGCCGCACGGTCGCCGAGGCGATCTGGGACAGCCTCGGACGCAGCGACCCGCTACCTGAGAGCCTGGGCGACCTCGGCAACGGCGAACGCAGCGAACCGCTGGCGCTGACCCAGCTCATCCTGCTCTTCCACCTGCTCCGCCTCCGCGCGTAGCGGCCGGGGCACGAGGGTCGGTGGCTCGGACGCGCGGGCCCCGCTGCGCTCGGCGACCAGCTTCGCGACGTGCTGGGTCATACGGTCGGCTCATGCATCGGCGGCGTCGAGCTGCTCGAGCTCGGCGGCCAGGTTGGCCCGCGCGATCTCCTCGCCGCGATGGCGCATGGTCGTGGTCGCAAACAGCCTCTGCCGGTCGAGCAGCGCGCGTAGGAATGCCGTCCGGCCGGCGCGCCACGCGTCGTCGTCGAGGTGGGCGTGCTCGACCCGCACCGCGCGGGTGTAGATCTCGTAGGTGTCAGGGTCGGCGGCCAGGACCGCCAGGTCGGCGTCGCACAGGAGCGCTTCGTCGCCGGCCTCGGGACGGTGATCGGCGGTGACCAGAATGAGCTGGTGAACGTGCGCCACCCGGTCGGAGGGCACCTGCCAGTTCGTCAACGCCTCGGCGGCTAGGCGGGCGCTGGCCGCCTCGTTGTCCGCCGCGCCCGGTTCGTAGACCGCGTCGTGGAACCAGGCCGCAAGCCGCACCGCCAGCGGGTCGTCGACGGCTTCTCGGCCCTCGAGGAAGTCGAGCATCTCCAGCACGTGGCGAATGTGGGCCAGTGTGTGGAAGGCACGGTGTTGCTCGCCGTAGCGACCGGCGAGGTCGTCAAGGACCCGCAGCGCCTCGACGTCGTCGATGTCCATCGGGCCGGTCACCTCGTGCCAGCGCCGTTGCAACTCCTCATCCAATGGGGCTCCTCCCGGGCTGCCCACCCTAGAGACGCAGCCGACACGGTGCTCGGCTGCCGCTCACGGCCGCCGTGCACGCGCCGACGCCCGTCGGCGTGCGCGCAGGGGGCTACGCTAGCCTGCGTCGGCATGGCGATCCTCGTGGACCCGGCAGTCTGGCGGTGGCGCGGCCGCCGGTGGGCACACCTCATCAGCGACGAGAGCTACGACGAGTTGCACGCCTTCGCCTCGCGACTTGGCCTGCACCGGGCGCACTTCCAGGGCGATCACTACGACATCCCCCCCGGGGCTGACCCCCGCCGGCACGCGAGCACCGCTGCGTACTGCATCCGCCAGCCCAGCGCCTGCACGCCGGTTACTCGGCGGTCGATGGGGTGGGAGGGACAGATATGTCGCAGGGACCCCATCTACCGGGCGGTAACCAAGAGGCGGACCCGACCTGTGTGATGACACTGCTCGTCCAGCCATGTCGCGCCTGAAGCAGGTGGACCACCAACTCCTCGACGAGCGCAAGGATGCGTTCAGGTCGTATGAAGCGCTGGTTCCGCCCCGGGTGCTCACGTCGGATGGCGAGGTCATCGCGGGGGCGTACCGACGCGATCACAGGCTTGGTGACGGAGGTGGGGGGCCTGATGAGCCACGGCGCAGTGATCGCACGGGAGTACGGCCTGCCGGCCATCGTGGGCGTGGAGCAGGCCACCCGACTGATCCGGGACGGGCAGCGGATCCGCGTGCATGGCACGGACGGGTACGTCGAGATTCTGCCCGAGAACCATGCGCTGCGCTGAGCTGCATCGGGATGCAGCTGCGCGGCCAGTTCGGTGAGGACTTCACGAGCGGCATTGTGACCATCAGGCCACCCGCAGGCTCAGGTGGCGGCGTCGGGGCGGTTGGTGGCGCGCAGCCAGCCGAGCAAGCCGCAGAGGGTGAAGCCGAAGGCGTTCAGGCTGCCGTGGAACAGGGCCATGTCGGGGATGGGCAAGGCCGGGGTGCCGTAGTTGTGGCCGACGGCCCATTGCACGGCGAGCAGCATCGGCACGACCACCGCGAGCGACGACACGGTCAGCAGCCAACGGGCCGGCTGGTCGAGCAGGTTGGGGACGATGCTGCGGACGGTGACCCAGGCCAGGGTGAGCAGCCCGACGGTCAGGAGCACCGCACCAGCGATCTGCAGGGGCCCGAAAGCGGCAAAACCCGCCGCGACGACCGGCGCGCCCGCCAGGACCAGGAGCGTGGCGACGCTGGCCGGGCTGCGCCCTGCCGTGCTTGCCAGGGCCGTCGCGGTCCCGGCCATGAGCGCGGCTGCAAACCCGGCGTAGTGGAAGTGCACCGCCGTCAGCTCCACGATCTCGGCCGGCAGGTCCAGCGGGCGCACGCCGAGCCGGTCGAGCACGAGCCACGTGGCGCCCACGCACAGGTATCCGAAGCCCCCGAGCCGCGCGATGTCCGGTACGGCACGGGACCGCCGCCGCCACCACACCGTGATCTCGTCCGCGCCGGCGAAGAGGCACACGCCCACCCACACCCCGGCCATGGCGGCTGCAAGACCGCCCGTCGGCAGCAGCAGCGCACCCGCGACCGCGAGCGCGCCCACCGGCTGCGCCACGGCGAGGAGGCGTGACCAGGCGGTCGGCCCCGCCGGGCGGGGGAGCGCGAAACCGAGCGGTACGACCACCAGTGGAGCCAGCGCGAGCAGCAGGGTGACGAGCCCGAGGTGCGTCCACCCCGCCAGGTCGGCGCCGACCAGCAGCAGCCACGCGACCGACCCTGCCTGGGCCTGCCTCATGGGCGTGCGCCGCCCTGGCCCAGTGGGGGCTCGACGGCGGTGGGCCAGCCCGTCATCGGGGTATCTCTCACCCTCGATCTTGCCTTCATGGTTGGTATTGTCGTTGGTATCGTCCCAGGTCAACACGATACCCACAAGGTGTGGATGGAGAAGTCTCACCGTGAACTACACCTTTAGGGAGGTGTGACGGCGGCGCGACGGGGGTGGCGGCAGGGACAGGGAGTGGCGGAACCCGCCCCAGAAGGCTCCTGACGGCGTTCTGGCTGGTCACGTGGCCCCGGACCGTCACTGATTGGCGCCCGATAGACTCGCAGGCGATCCTTTCGCTGCACGCTCCCGCCCACGAAGGAACCCGACGATGTTCGACGCGCTCAGCGACCGCCTCGACGCGGTGTTCTCGCGCCTGCGCAGCCAGGGCACCCTGACCGAGGAGCAGGTTGCCGAGGGCATGCGCGAGATCCGCCTCGCCCTGCTCGAAGCCGACGTCAACTTCAAGGTCGTCAAGGCGTTCACCACCCGGGTCAAGGAGCGTGCGGTCGGGGCGGAGGTCAGCGATGCCCTGAACCCCGGCCAGCAGGTCGTGAAGATCGTGCACGAGGAGCTCGTCACGATCCTCGGCGGCATGTCCGCCCCGCTCGACCTCGGCAGCCGCTCGCCGGGCGTCATCATGCTGGCGGGCCTTCAGGGCTCGGGCAAGACGACCGCCGCCGGCAAGCTTGCGAAGCTCCTCAAGAAGAAGGGCCGGAGCCCGCTGCTGGTCGCCTGCGACCTGCAACGCCCGGCGGCGGTGCAGCAGCTGCGCATCCTCGGCGAGCAGACCGGCGTGCCCGTCTACGCGCCGGTGGAGTCCGGTGACCCCGTCGAGGTCGCACGCGAGTCGCTCGCCGAGGCGCGCCGACTGGGCGCCGGGGTCGTGATCGTCGACACCGCGGGTCGCACGAACGTCGACGAGGCGATGATGGCTCAGGCCGCGGCGATCAAGGCGGCCGTCGACCCCGCCGAGACGCTGTTCGTCCTGGACGCGATGATCGGGCAGGAGGCCGTCACCGTCGCCAAGGCGTTCCAGGAGGCGGTCGACTTCACCGGCGTCATCCTGTCCAAGCTCGACGGTGACGCCCGGGGCGGCGCGGCTCTGTCGGTCGCGGAGGTGACCGGTCGGCCGATCAAGTACGCCAGCGTCGGGGAGAAGCTGGAGGAGTTCGAGGCGTTCCACCCCGACCGCATGGCCGGGCGCATCCTCGGCATGGGCGACGTCCTCACGCTCATCGAGAAGGCCGAGGACGTCTACACCACCGAGCAGGCCGAGCAGATGCAGGACAAGATGCTCAAGGCCGAGTTCGACCTGTCGGACTTCCTCGACCAGATGCAGCAGATCCGCAAGATGGGGCCCCTGCAGGGCCTGCTCGGCATGATCCCAGGTGTCGGCAAGCAGCTGAAGGACGCGGACATCGACGAGTCCCAGCTCGGCCAGGTCGAGGCGATCATCCGTTCCATGACCCCGGAGGAGCGCGCCAATCCCAAGCTGCTGAACGGCAAGCGCAAGAAGCGGATCGCCAAGGGCTCGGGTCGCAGCGCTCAGGAGGTCAACGAGCTGCTGCGGGGGTTCGGCGAGATGCAGAAGATGATGAAGTCGCTCGGGGGGGGCGGCGGCGGGATGAAGGCCATGAAGCAGCTGCGCAACAACCCCGAGCTCGCGGAGCAGCTGGCCGCGGGGGGCGGCATGGGCGGCCTGGGCGGCCTGGGCATGGGCGGACCGGGTGGACCGGGCGGTCCCGGCGGGGGGGCCGGGACCAAGCCGCGGAACAAGAAGGTCCCCCAGCGCAAGAAGAAGAAGCGCCGGTAGGCCCCGTGCGTCTTCCGGTGCGGGGAGCGCTACGCCCATCCGAGCCCGTGCAGGGCGTCGTCGTCGATGCCCATGTGGTGGGCGAGCTCGTGGACGACGGTGATACGGACCTCCTCGACCAGCTCCTCCTCGTCGCGGCACATCTCGCAGAGCGGCAGCCGGTAGATGGCGATGCGGTCGGGCAGCACGCCCCCATAGTCCTCGCGCTCGGTGAGGGGGATGCCCTCGTAGATGCCGAGCAGGTCGGGCTCGTCGGGGTGGCAGTCGTCGACCACCACCGCCACGTTGTCGAACTGCTCCCAGAGCTCGTCGGGCAGGGAGTCCAGCGCCCGGTCGACCAGCTCGGCGAAGCGTTCCTCGGCGATCAGCTCCATACCGGTTAGCGTACGCCCGTGCTCGACGCCCTCCTGCTGCTCGGTGGTCTCGGCCTGCTGACCGTCGCGGCCGACCGCTTCGTGCTCGGCGCTGCCCGGTTGTCGGCGGCCCTGAAGGTGTCCCCGGTGATCGTCGGCGCCATCGTGATCGGCTTCGGTACGAGCGCGCCGGAGTTCCTGGTCACCATCCTGGCCACGCTCCAGGGCTCGCAGGCCCTGGCCTTCGGCAACGTCGTCGGGTCCAACACCGCCAATGTCCTGCTCGTGCTGGGCGCGGCAGCGGTCGTGCGTCCGCTGGCGGTCGCCACCGCCACGCTGCGTCGGGAGCTGCCCCTCATGCTGGCGGCGGTGGTCCTGCTGACGCTGGTGTCCATCGATGGGCGGGTGACCGGCCTGGACGCGACGGTGCTCCTGGTGGCAGCCGTCGGGGCGATCGGGTCCATCGTCGTGGTGGGACTGCGCGACCGGGAGGCCGCGGCGGCCCTCACCGCCGAGGTCGGGGAGTACGCCGGGGCTGCGGCGCCGAGCCTCGCCCGCTCGGGGCTGCTCACGGTCCTCGGCCTGATCGGGACCCTGGCGGGAGCGCAGATGCTCGTCCAGGGTGCGGTGGGGCTGGCCCGCACCGTCGGGATCAGCGAGGCGGTGATCGGCCTCACGATCGTGGCGATCGGCACGAGCCTGCCCGAGCTGGTGACGGCGGTGGCCGCCGCTCGCCGGGGCGAGACCGACCTCGTCGTCGGCAACATCCTCGGCAGCAACCTGTTCAACGCGCTGCCGGTCGCCGGCGTCGCCGGCGCGTTGGCCACCACCCAGCTGGGCACTGAGTTCCGGGTCAGCCTGGCGGTCATGGTCGGGGCCTGTGCCCTGGCGGCGGTGCTGCTGCGCAGCGGCCGGCAGCTTGTGCGTCCCGAGGGGTGGGTGCTGCTGGCGGTGTTCGTCGCGGCAACCGTGGTGGTCTCGGTGGCGTGAGCCTTCCACCACGGTCGGCACCGCTGTGGGTGCCTGCCTGCGCTATGCTCTGCGCCTGAGCCCGCGGATCGCGGGTTCGGACTCGAGTGCGTGCGGGGTTGGCCGACCGCACACCCGCCCACGGACCGAGTGGGCGCGGCGGGACCAAAGCCCGCCGGCACCGACGACGCAGCGGCTGCGTCACCAAGGACCACCCACCATGGCCGTGAAGATGCGCCTACGGCGCGAGGGCAAGAAGAAGCAGCCCTACTACCGGGTCGTCGTCGCCGACGTCCGCGCCCCCCGTGACGGGGGCTTCATCGACGACCTCGGCTACTACCAGCCGCTGCACGAACCGTCGACCATCTCGATCGACCGAGAGCGCGCGCTCAAGTGGCTCCGCGACGGTGCCCAGCCGACCAGCGCGGTCCTGAATCTGCTGCGCATCGAGGGCATCTGGGAGGAGTTCCGCCCGGGCGACCCCGGTCGGGACCGCACCGCTCAGCACGCCGCCAAGGCTGCCAAGGCCGCCGAACGCGAGGCGAAGGCACGCCAGGAGGTCGAGGCGTCGCGCCGCAAGCACCAGGAGGCCCAAGCCGCTGCGGCCGCGCAGGCCGCCGCTGACGCGGCCCCGCCGGCCGAGGAGGCCGAGGAGGCCGGGGAACCCGGGGAACCCGGGGAACCCGGAGACGCCGGGGACGCCGAGTCCAGCCCGACGGCCCCCGACCCCGTGGACACCGCGGACGCCGCCATCGTCGAGCAGGCGGTCGAGGAGGTCACCGAGCCCGACGCCCAGCCCCCCGAGGACGCCGGCGCGCTGCCCGCCGAGGAGAGCGCGGAATCACCGGCACCGGCGGCGGAGGCTGCCCCGGAACCCCCGACCGAGCCGGACGCGGGCCAGGACACGGAGAAGGAGCAGTCGTGATGACCGCCGAGGTCCTCGAGTACCTGGCTCGTTCGCTGGTGGACCACCCCGACGAGGTCTCGGTGACCGAGACCGAGGACGACGACGGTGAGCTGGTCCTGGAGCTGCGGGTGCACCCCGACGACA belongs to Egibacteraceae bacterium and includes:
- a CDS encoding KH domain-containing protein, with protein sequence MTAEVLEYLARSLVDHPDEVSVTETEDDDGELVLELRVHPDDMGKVIGKRGRTAKAIRTMVKAAGTRDGTQAIVEIVE